Proteins found in one Desulfomonilia bacterium genomic segment:
- a CDS encoding amino acid ABC transporter permease: MAVNPKQQKDQPVQVIEVGDGVAIPVKSDAGLFTAWRVAFFGAIAAFIALIIFKPDPYLSIIRFVPDGILITFQVTVESILLALVIGLFTGLGRISKNRYINGIASLYVEVIRGIPLLVQLFYIYYALAKFVNIPDMLSAVIAMAVCYGAYMGEVFRAGIQAISKGQMEAARSLGMTSTQAMIHVILPQAIRTILPPVGNEFVALLKDSSLVSILAVSDLLRRGREYASETFTYFETYTVIALVYLMITLFFSKLISIMEERVNAGK, encoded by the coding sequence GTGGCTGTAAATCCTAAGCAACAGAAAGATCAGCCTGTCCAGGTGATAGAGGTCGGGGATGGCGTAGCCATCCCCGTGAAATCGGACGCGGGACTGTTTACTGCCTGGAGGGTTGCGTTCTTCGGTGCCATAGCAGCATTCATAGCCCTTATAATCTTCAAGCCGGATCCATACCTCAGTATAATAAGGTTTGTTCCAGACGGCATACTGATTACATTTCAGGTTACGGTCGAATCGATACTTCTGGCGCTAGTAATAGGTTTGTTTACCGGGCTGGGCCGGATATCAAAAAACAGATATATCAATGGCATTGCATCGCTGTATGTCGAGGTCATCAGAGGGATACCGCTGCTTGTTCAGCTCTTTTACATCTATTATGCGCTGGCCAAATTCGTCAACATCCCTGACATGTTAAGCGCCGTTATCGCTATGGCTGTCTGCTATGGCGCATATATGGGTGAGGTTTTCAGGGCTGGCATCCAGGCGATTTCCAAAGGTCAGATGGAAGCTGCCCGTTCGTTGGGCATGACATCGACTCAGGCAATGATACATGTAATACTTCCGCAGGCGATAAGGACTATTCTTCCGCCGGTAGGTAATGAATTCGTGGCGCTGCTGAAAGACTCGTCGCTTGTCTCCATCCTTGCGGTTTCCGATCTCTTGAGGAGGGGAAGAGAATATGCATCGGAGACATTCACCTATTTCGAGACATATACGGTCATCGCACTGGTCTATCTGATGATCACGCTGTTCTTCTCAAAACTCATTAGCATCATGGAGGAAAGGGTAAATGCCGGAAAGTAG
- a CDS encoding DUF47 family protein: MNISFFPRVLKFFDLFEKQSSLVKEAAVILAEICSDFKEVSAKCQRINQLETEGDKLSRNISTQLSLTFITPLDREDIHAINMGLEDILNMIRAIASRIGLYQFTTAMEPAAADLTGSLQVIVEEIDRMIRNLSSRNEVEEHSRTVHRIKNESELHLLLALGSLYESKPSASEELLHVIMWTQIYDRIEQALEKAEALANIIEGISIKNA; the protein is encoded by the coding sequence ATGAACATTAGTTTTTTTCCCAGGGTCTTGAAATTCTTTGATCTGTTTGAGAAACAGAGCAGCCTGGTCAAAGAGGCGGCCGTCATACTTGCCGAAATATGCAGCGATTTCAAAGAGGTCTCAGCCAAATGCCAGAGAATCAATCAGCTGGAAACTGAAGGCGACAAACTCTCAAGGAACATATCAACACAGCTTTCCCTTACCTTCATTACTCCTCTTGACCGGGAAGATATCCACGCCATAAATATGGGACTGGAAGATATACTTAATATGATCAGGGCCATTGCCTCACGCATAGGTCTGTACCAGTTTACAACTGCCATGGAGCCTGCTGCGGCCGATCTGACCGGCAGCCTGCAGGTAATTGTCGAGGAAATCGACAGGATGATCAGAAACCTGAGCAGCAGGAATGAGGTTGAAGAGCATTCCAGGACCGTCCACCGCATAAAGAACGAGTCGGAGCTGCATCTGCTACTGGCTCTTGGCTCGCTCTATGAAAGCAAGCCGTCCGCCAGCGAAGAGCTTTTGCATGTTATCATGTGGACGCAGATCTACGACCGCATAGAGCAGGCCCTGGAAAAGGCAGAGGCACTTGCCAATATAATCGAAGGAATCAGTATAAAAAATGCCTGA
- a CDS encoding bifunctional UDP-sugar hydrolase/5'-nucleotidase, which translates to MNKRYRGITGNVLMRVLLSGLLFGASVFMVFGTAAADPPTHLTIMHTNDLHSHFVGIGPEADYTPLSINDDNTIGGFARIATKVKDIRAGRLLEGTPTLLVDAGDFMMGTAFTLQRGTSELTLMDMLGYDVLTIGNHEFDWTPTETAKIYGLIPSLGLNMKVVASNLIFSDTSPKDDALQALFGIGNVIQPYYIKDVNGLKVGFFGLMGKDAASVAPFASPVDFDVPATAAQAAVTALKAEGARLIVCLSHSGLEEDSALALAVPGIDVIISGHTHERSETPIMSGNTIIVQAGSNGRYLGVLDLDLTQTAPYFSSYELVPINDSIPGDEVIVDATNSLKLEINDILSGVLGYPYTFDGIVAETAYDLICTAGEETNLGNLVADSMRWMVDQVDYDPADPESRKVDLAVESNGVIRDDILKGTTGLISFSDAFRVLPLGFGLEKDINGDPFVGYPMVTFYVTASEIRKALEVITTVYPLKGNNSDYWLNVSGLKFEYNPKLLLFYRVRKIYMGDETNGYDTKPLNTTFTNKKLYKIAINYYVAQFIAVIGDYTYGFLKIVPKDKNGVSYLDKTAHPEGLNEARVDKDPLTPGVQELQQWEGFMRYLESFDDIRGQSYPDVPDLYKGPTGRIKQTNCFISTANL; encoded by the coding sequence ATGAATAAACGGTACAGAGGTATTACCGGCAATGTATTGATGAGGGTTTTACTGAGCGGTTTACTGTTTGGGGCTTCTGTCTTCATGGTCTTTGGCACTGCAGCGGCTGATCCACCGACACATCTGACAATAATGCATACCAACGACCTTCATTCCCACTTTGTAGGAATCGGGCCCGAAGCCGATTACACACCGTTGTCAATAAATGACGACAATACTATTGGAGGCTTTGCACGCATCGCCACAAAGGTCAAGGACATCCGTGCCGGGCGTCTGTTGGAAGGTACTCCAACCCTGCTCGTTGATGCAGGCGACTTCATGATGGGTACAGCATTCACCCTGCAGCGCGGTACATCGGAATTGACGCTCATGGACATGCTTGGATACGACGTGCTAACGATAGGCAACCACGAATTCGACTGGACGCCAACCGAAACGGCAAAAATATACGGACTTATTCCAAGTCTTGGCCTCAATATGAAAGTGGTGGCCTCGAACCTTATCTTCTCAGATACCAGCCCCAAGGATGATGCCCTTCAAGCCCTGTTTGGCATAGGCAATGTGATCCAGCCTTATTACATCAAAGATGTAAACGGGCTCAAAGTCGGCTTCTTCGGTCTGATGGGCAAAGACGCCGCCAGCGTGGCCCCGTTTGCATCACCTGTTGATTTTGATGTTCCGGCCACTGCGGCCCAGGCGGCGGTAACAGCACTGAAGGCCGAAGGCGCTCGGCTGATTGTATGCCTGTCACATTCCGGTCTTGAAGAAGACTCTGCACTGGCACTGGCGGTTCCCGGAATAGATGTGATCATAAGCGGCCATACCCATGAGAGGTCCGAAACCCCCATCATGTCAGGGAATACCATTATCGTACAGGCAGGCTCCAACGGGCGTTATCTGGGCGTGCTTGACCTTGACCTCACACAAACCGCGCCGTATTTCTCATCGTATGAACTTGTGCCTATCAATGACTCGATACCCGGTGATGAGGTCATTGTAGATGCTACAAACAGCCTCAAGCTGGAAATAAACGATATCCTTTCCGGGGTACTCGGATATCCGTACACCTTTGACGGGATTGTAGCAGAAACCGCCTATGACCTCATATGTACAGCTGGAGAGGAAACCAATCTAGGAAATCTAGTGGCAGACTCCATGCGCTGGATGGTCGATCAGGTGGATTATGACCCGGCCGATCCTGAATCACGCAAGGTTGACCTCGCAGTGGAATCCAACGGCGTCATTCGCGACGATATTCTGAAAGGAACGACAGGTCTTATCAGTTTCTCTGACGCCTTCAGGGTACTTCCTCTGGGGTTCGGCCTTGAGAAAGATATTAACGGTGATCCTTTCGTCGGCTATCCGATGGTGACTTTCTATGTGACCGCCTCTGAAATCAGAAAGGCGCTCGAAGTTATTACGACCGTTTACCCTCTAAAGGGAAATAACAGCGACTACTGGCTCAATGTAAGCGGGCTCAAATTCGAATATAACCCCAAACTCCTGCTGTTCTACCGGGTCCGAAAGATATATATGGGCGACGAGACGAATGGTTACGATACAAAACCCCTGAATACCACTTTTACGAACAAGAAACTCTACAAGATTGCAATCAACTATTATGTTGCACAGTTTATAGCGGTCATCGGCGACTACACCTACGGGTTCCTTAAAATTGTTCCCAAGGACAAGAACGGTGTAAGTTATCTTGACAAAACCGCGCATCCGGAAGGACTGAACGAGGCGCGTGTTGATAAGGACCCCCTGACACCAGGTGTGCAGGAACTTCAGCAATGGGAAGGATTCATGAGATATCTCGAATCATTTGATGACATCAGGGGCCAGAGCTATCCAGATGTCCCTGACCTGTATAAGGGCCCGACGGGCAGAATCAAACAGACAAACTGTTTTATAAGCACTGCAAACCTTTAG
- a CDS encoding queuosine salvage family protein — MWTFDYIRRSCRFVAENSEFVHIRHDKIDEYAMRLARTRPDKPQMDINCHYIGHGDDTVAFFVILNSINFGSGYFPYLKKRPGMSGYYTIASELNDFFKKAPLRAGDLLNITPGDCAAMLGQDADNHIVRELMELYAISLKDLANYVKENYDSSFTKMIEASACSSERLVEIISGMPFFKDTAEYKGTQVAFFKRAQILSLDLNIAFDGQGIGRFDDLYKLTMFADNLVPHVLRLDGILEYEDSLAEKIDSSELISSGSPEEVEIRACAVDAVERISQLMGGYSKGATPAVVDNILWHRGQQSYYKKAKPRHRTRTVFY, encoded by the coding sequence TTGATTACATAAGGCGTTCATGCAGATTCGTGGCTGAGAACTCGGAATTTGTGCATATCAGGCATGATAAAATCGATGAATATGCAATGAGGCTTGCGAGAACCAGACCTGACAAGCCGCAGATGGATATAAACTGCCATTATATCGGACATGGCGATGATACGGTTGCTTTTTTTGTAATACTCAATTCGATAAATTTCGGCTCGGGTTATTTCCCGTATTTGAAAAAAAGGCCCGGCATGTCCGGATATTATACGATTGCATCGGAATTGAATGACTTTTTTAAAAAAGCCCCGCTCAGGGCAGGGGACCTGCTGAATATAACACCGGGTGATTGTGCGGCGATGCTGGGACAGGATGCTGATAATCACATTGTACGCGAACTGATGGAGCTTTATGCCATTTCCCTGAAAGATCTGGCCAATTATGTAAAAGAAAACTATGATTCAAGCTTTACAAAAATGATAGAGGCTTCCGCTTGCTCGTCCGAGAGGCTGGTTGAAATCATCTCGGGGATGCCTTTCTTTAAGGATACGGCGGAATACAAAGGTACACAGGTCGCTTTCTTCAAGAGGGCGCAGATACTTTCACTTGATCTTAATATAGCATTTGACGGACAGGGCATCGGGAGGTTCGATGATCTCTATAAGCTGACAATGTTTGCAGATAACCTTGTACCGCATGTACTCAGGCTCGACGGGATACTCGAATATGAAGACAGTCTGGCTGAGAAAATTGACAGTTCTGAACTTATATCATCAGGTTCCCCCGAAGAGGTTGAAATAAGGGCTTGCGCCGTCGATGCCGTTGAAAGGATCTCACAGTTGATGGGTGGGTATTCAAAGGGTGCAACACCTGCAGTTGTTGACAATATTCTCTGGCATAGGGGGCAGCAGTCCTATTATAAAAAGGCAAAACCAAGACACAGGACCCGTACGGTGTTTTACTGA
- a CDS encoding ABC transporter substrate-binding protein → MNLKKNLLFLIFYLVLSGQVLASEKILAVGICGKKPDMDSILSCKTRAEKILAGTVFNSLFKYSPGSPNSIEAELAESIPKPRMLNSRQYWTVTIKKNVKFHRLSGGQDYELEAEDVAFSLELLAGSDDSRLLSGIEIRKESRYEITLILDKPLSPDFFLPMLTGYNGVYIFSRKIFEGKGMFSGTGPFMVASGIGEDSLYLRVNKSYFKGMPVIDSVRFVFGPDISKMEHSLSEGYLDVLIPADDFSDKIDDKGNDNFKRLYFRNGWLIYLGFNIEAGPFNDKGLRKITAENIDRDAFCSNIDGCESLYGLCPLITTAGLTRDEIIRLGLDYGLSDSSRKALPVNTGEQVVLCVKSREIPDEIIHKLRDILKKMGFNLSADDPEDVITTCRDDACDLKLLSFETTGSIQKLLGILMTENGIDKKYKYLVEASERITSNARQTDLLKHIQIKILADIDILPLVFIREYAVLKKDIDLGYDCTSQPFFIVMEKTRIANSGNQ, encoded by the coding sequence ATGAATCTGAAAAAAAACCTGCTGTTCCTGATATTTTATCTTGTGTTGTCCGGACAGGTACTGGCATCGGAGAAGATTCTGGCAGTTGGGATATGCGGAAAAAAGCCTGATATGGACAGTATCCTTTCATGCAAAACCCGGGCTGAAAAAATTCTTGCCGGTACGGTCTTCAATTCGCTTTTCAAATATTCTCCCGGAAGTCCGAATTCAATCGAAGCTGAACTTGCCGAAAGCATACCAAAGCCCAGAATGTTGAACAGCAGGCAATACTGGACAGTGACAATTAAAAAAAATGTGAAATTTCACAGATTATCAGGTGGACAGGATTATGAACTTGAGGCTGAGGATGTCGCATTCTCTCTCGAGTTGCTTGCAGGTTCGGATGACAGCAGGCTTCTTTCCGGCATCGAGATACGCAAAGAATCAAGGTATGAAATAACCCTTATACTTGATAAGCCTCTTTCCCCGGATTTCTTTTTACCGATGCTTACCGGTTACAACGGGGTCTATATATTCAGCAGAAAAATTTTTGAAGGGAAAGGCATGTTTTCAGGGACCGGACCGTTTATGGTTGCCTCCGGTATCGGAGAAGACAGCCTGTACCTGCGGGTGAACAAGTCCTATTTCAAGGGGATGCCGGTTATTGACAGTGTCAGATTTGTTTTTGGTCCCGACATATCAAAGATGGAACATTCATTGTCAGAGGGCTATCTGGACGTATTGATACCGGCGGATGATTTTTCAGACAAGATAGATGACAAAGGCAATGACAACTTTAAACGGCTGTATTTCCGTAACGGCTGGTTAATCTATCTCGGCTTTAATATCGAAGCAGGCCCCTTTAATGATAAGGGGCTTAGAAAGATAACAGCAGAAAATATTGACAGGGATGCCTTCTGTTCAAACATAGACGGATGCGAGAGTTTGTATGGTCTGTGTCCCCTAATCACTACAGCCGGTTTGACCCGGGATGAAATTATCAGGCTCGGTCTTGATTACGGGCTCAGTGACAGTTCACGTAAAGCTCTTCCTGTAAACACTGGTGAACAGGTTGTCTTATGTGTTAAGAGCAGGGAAATTCCTGATGAAATAATTCATAAATTACGGGATATACTGAAAAAAATGGGATTCAATTTATCAGCAGATGATCCGGAAGACGTCATTACAACATGCCGTGATGATGCTTGTGATCTTAAATTGCTGTCTTTCGAAACTACCGGTAGTATCCAGAAATTGCTGGGTATCTTGATGACTGAGAATGGAATCGATAAGAAATACAAATATCTTGTTGAAGCATCGGAAAGAATAACCTCCAACGCCAGGCAGACAGATTTATTAAAACACATTCAAATAAAAATACTGGCTGATATCGATATCCTGCCTCTCGTATTCATAAGGGAATATGCCGTGTTAAAGAAAGATATCGATCTTGGTTATGATTGCACGTCTCAGCCGTTTTTCATTGTGATGGAAAAAACGCGAATTGCAAATTCAGGCAATCAATAG
- a CDS encoding HD domain-containing phosphohydrolase: protein MADTSVSTNDNKQDNNERILIVDDDPGILDTLTEMLSEQGFEILSARDGKEACALLDSGGLLCVLTDIMMPNMTGIELLKKVKEKDVSLPVIVITGHASIEMAIEAMKQGASDFITKPFKVKQIQYIINKVKREKLILEENRRFSEELQFHRMIDNLTEQIEDKSQEINSLQNMSYRITRLKGVHEIINAIIDLARELLSDSQVSFLPANQREGSLATPEGDIYFDDNFLKGHVLRKECTWNSSRGINTFFPLIIENQIFGVLSIKTHVMLSSDNEQKILYLLQRTAERMENVVLYQELYESILSTLYGMAKIMDARDPYTSQHSTRVTSISIMQADYLGLGEIDRDILYISSKLHDIGKVGIPDNILLKPTSLTDEEFAIIKKHPDIGADILKSISIMHRETEIIRHHHERYDGKGYPSGLKGDEIPLLSRIIALADTFDAMTSERPYRRALSTKEAIIEINRCKGAQFDPYLAESFIKVIDQY from the coding sequence ATGGCTGATACATCAGTGTCAACGAATGATAACAAACAGGACAATAACGAAAGAATTCTAATCGTTGATGACGATCCCGGAATCCTGGATACGCTCACTGAAATGCTGTCCGAGCAGGGGTTCGAAATACTTTCGGCCAGAGACGGTAAGGAAGCGTGTGCCCTTCTGGACTCCGGAGGGCTGCTATGTGTGCTGACCGATATCATGATGCCCAACATGACAGGCATTGAACTGCTGAAGAAAGTCAAGGAGAAAGATGTAAGCCTGCCTGTCATAGTAATAACAGGACATGCCTCTATTGAAATGGCCATCGAAGCGATGAAGCAGGGTGCATCGGATTTCATCACCAAGCCATTCAAAGTAAAACAGATTCAGTACATAATTAACAAGGTCAAGCGGGAAAAGTTAATACTTGAAGAGAACAGGCGCTTCTCGGAAGAACTGCAATTCCACCGTATGATTGATAATCTGACGGAACAGATAGAAGACAAATCCCAGGAGATAAATTCTCTTCAGAACATGTCCTACAGGATCACAAGGCTCAAGGGTGTGCATGAGATTATTAATGCAATTATCGATCTTGCCAGAGAATTGCTTTCTGATTCGCAGGTCAGTTTTCTCCCGGCAAACCAGCGTGAAGGATCGCTCGCAACACCTGAAGGAGATATTTATTTTGACGATAACTTCCTTAAAGGACACGTTTTAAGAAAAGAATGCACATGGAACAGTTCAAGAGGCATTAATACTTTCTTTCCTCTTATAATTGAAAACCAGATATTCGGGGTATTGAGCATTAAAACCCATGTCATGCTTTCTTCCGATAATGAACAGAAGATATTGTATCTGCTGCAAAGGACTGCGGAAAGAATGGAAAACGTGGTTCTTTACCAGGAACTTTATGAAAGCATCCTCTCTACACTTTATGGCATGGCAAAGATTATGGATGCCAGAGACCCTTACACATCCCAGCATTCGACAAGGGTGACATCAATTTCAATAATGCAGGCGGATTATCTGGGCCTGGGTGAGATAGACAGGGACATACTTTACATTTCATCAAAACTCCATGACATAGGAAAGGTTGGAATTCCTGATAACATACTTTTAAAGCCCACATCGTTAACAGATGAAGAATTTGCCATAATCAAAAAACATCCTGACATAGGTGCAGATATTCTTAAATCGATTTCCATAATGCATCGAGAGACAGAAATAATAAGACATCATCATGAGCGATATGACGGTAAAGGATATCCGTCAGGACTCAAAGGCGATGAAATTCCACTGCTTTCAAGAATCATAGCCCTGGCAGATACATTCGATGCAATGACTTCTGAAAGACCGTACCGCAGAGCCCTCAGCACAAAAGAGGCCATCATAGAAATAAACAGATGTAAAGGAGCTCAATTCGATCCTTATCTTGCAGAATCTTTTATCAAAGTGATCGATCAGTACTAA
- a CDS encoding amino acid ABC transporter ATP-binding protein, which yields MPESSRRKMVEIKSVSKFFGTLKALDNVSMDVYDGEKVVILGPSGSGKSTLLRSINKLEEIDRGSILVDGFDLYDKKTDINKVREEVGMVFQAFNVFPHKTVLGNLTLSQTVVRKRTKDEAKRIAEELLKKVGILEKADIYPTKLSGGQQQRVAIARALAMQPKLMLFDEPTSALDPEMIGEVLDVMVRLAREGMTMIVVTHEMGFAREVADRVVFMDEGRILEEASPEHFFKNPVHERAKQFLSQIL from the coding sequence ATGCCGGAAAGTAGCAGGCGCAAAATGGTCGAGATAAAAAGCGTAAGCAAGTTCTTCGGAACATTGAAGGCGCTCGACAACGTATCCATGGATGTCTATGACGGTGAAAAAGTGGTCATTTTAGGCCCAAGCGGAAGCGGAAAAAGTACGCTTCTGAGATCCATCAACAAGCTCGAGGAGATAGACAGGGGAAGCATCCTTGTCGATGGATTTGATCTGTATGATAAGAAAACAGACATAAATAAGGTAAGGGAAGAGGTCGGGATGGTTTTCCAGGCCTTCAATGTTTTTCCACACAAAACGGTTCTGGGAAATCTTACCCTTTCACAGACCGTAGTCAGAAAGCGTACAAAAGACGAGGCAAAAAGGATTGCTGAAGAACTTCTGAAGAAGGTCGGTATACTTGAAAAGGCGGATATTTATCCGACAAAACTTTCAGGCGGCCAGCAGCAGAGGGTTGCTATTGCAAGGGCTCTGGCCATGCAGCCTAAGCTCATGCTTTTTGACGAACCGACATCGGCACTGGACCCGGAAATGATAGGCGAGGTTCTTGACGTCATGGTCAGGCTTGCCAGGGAGGGTATGACCATGATCGTTGTGACCCATGAAATGGGTTTTGCCCGGGAGGTGGCTGACAGGGTGGTGTTCATGGATGAGGGCAGGATTCTCGAAGAGGCCAGTCCAGAGCATTTCTTCAAAAACCCGGTGCATGAAAGGGCCAAGCAGTTCCTGAGCCAGATCCTTTGA
- a CDS encoding basic amino acid ABC transporter substrate-binding protein has translation MKIFKSFLLFMLAGLIISGSAFSAEQLKITVFTDATWPPMEMVDKNKNIVGFEIDLFNAIAKEAGFIPEYKNTAWDGIFAAMKGNRYPNACALSSITITEERKKTYDFSDPYLNVNQVLVIPKALNVKSMNDMKGKKVGAQISTTGAMELKKAQGVVTKTYDEIGLAFADMAAGRIDGVMCDTPVARDYALHKAEYKEKFKIGLEIPTNEQLGVMIKKGDKKILDLVNKGLKAVKEKGIDKQIEKKWL, from the coding sequence ATGAAAATCTTCAAATCGTTTTTATTGTTCATGCTTGCAGGTTTGATTATATCAGGCTCTGCGTTTTCGGCAGAGCAGTTGAAGATTACGGTATTCACCGATGCCACATGGCCGCCGATGGAAATGGTTGACAAGAACAAGAATATTGTCGGATTTGAGATAGACCTGTTCAATGCGATAGCAAAAGAAGCAGGATTCATACCCGAGTATAAAAATACTGCATGGGACGGAATATTTGCCGCAATGAAGGGCAACAGGTACCCCAATGCCTGCGCGCTTTCCTCGATAACCATTACCGAAGAAAGAAAAAAGACATATGACTTCTCCGATCCGTATCTTAACGTAAATCAGGTTCTGGTCATTCCCAAGGCATTGAACGTCAAATCCATGAATGACATGAAAGGAAAGAAGGTCGGCGCTCAGATCAGCACCACAGGCGCCATGGAGTTGAAGAAGGCCCAGGGTGTTGTAACAAAGACATATGATGAAATAGGGCTAGCATTTGCGGATATGGCCGCCGGCAGGATTGACGGTGTTATGTGCGACACTCCGGTTGCAAGAGATTATGCCCTCCACAAGGCCGAGTACAAGGAAAAATTCAAGATAGGTCTGGAAATACCGACAAACGAACAACTCGGTGTAATGATCAAGAAGGGCGACAAGAAGATTCTGGATCTCGTTAACAAGGGACTCAAGGCTGTCAAGGAAAAAGGCATAGACAAGCAGATTGAAAAGAAGTGGCTGTAA
- a CDS encoding inorganic phosphate transporter, with the protein MPDLPVLLVIIISVALIFDYTNGAHDSANAIASVISTRVLTPKIAVIMTGILNFAGAFLGTHVAETIGKGIIRPELISGCHSLLLAALLGAISWNVITLTIGLPSSSSHALIGGLIGAGIVNSGWKSLEYHSILTKVVIPLFLSPLSGFVAGYLFMLGLAWLTFRVRYKTANKAFQKLQMLAAGWMALSHGMNDAQKTMGIIALALVVFHKIPQLYVPVWVKVACASVIMMGTINGGWKIIKTMGQKIFKMQPVHGFAAQSATAGVIMTASLLGAPVSTTQVISSSVLGVGASKRISAVRWGVAGSIALSWFVTIPAAAVVGALCMFLCRLIGLA; encoded by the coding sequence ATGCCTGACCTTCCTGTTCTGCTTGTCATTATTATCTCGGTTGCACTTATCTTTGATTATACCAACGGGGCGCATGACAGTGCCAATGCGATTGCATCGGTTATCTCGACAAGGGTTTTGACACCGAAGATTGCAGTCATCATGACAGGCATTCTCAATTTTGCCGGGGCCTTTCTGGGAACCCATGTTGCCGAGACCATAGGCAAGGGCATCATAAGGCCGGAGCTGATATCCGGCTGTCATTCTCTGCTGCTGGCTGCGCTGCTGGGTGCGATCTCCTGGAATGTAATAACCCTGACCATCGGCCTGCCGTCGTCTTCTTCACATGCACTGATCGGGGGCCTCATAGGTGCTGGCATCGTGAACAGCGGATGGAAATCGCTTGAATATCACTCCATACTCACCAAGGTGGTCATCCCTCTATTTCTTTCTCCACTGAGCGGTTTTGTCGCCGGTTACCTCTTCATGCTGGGCCTTGCGTGGCTGACTTTCCGGGTACGCTACAAGACGGCCAATAAAGCCTTTCAAAAGCTCCAGATGCTTGCCGCCGGGTGGATGGCGCTGAGCCATGGTATGAACGATGCCCAGAAAACCATGGGAATTATAGCCCTCGCCCTTGTAGTGTTCCATAAAATTCCTCAGCTGTACGTTCCGGTATGGGTTAAAGTCGCCTGTGCATCGGTCATCATGATGGGGACGATCAATGGCGGCTGGAAGATCATAAAGACCATGGGGCAGAAAATCTTCAAAATGCAGCCTGTCCATGGATTTGCCGCACAAAGTGCCACGGCCGGAGTCATTATGACCGCGTCTCTGCTCGGGGCACCAGTAAGTACAACCCAGGTCATTTCTTCTTCGGTGCTGGGAGTCGGTGCATCCAAAAGAATTTCAGCCGTCCGCTGGGGTGTGGCCGGGAGTATTGCGCTTTCCTGGTTTGTGACTATTCCTGCCGCGGCGGTAGTGGGGGCACTGTGCATGTTCTTGTGCCGGTTGATCGGACTGGCATGA